The Leptolyngbya sp. 'hensonii' genomic sequence TGTGGAGAAAGCGGAGTCCACCTGGACGATCGGCACTGCAGCACGAGTTGAAGGGTTCTGGTCCTTGCGCTGACCGGTGATCCAGGCATCCAGCGTCGCCAGTTTGCGGCGCAGGGGAGCCACCTTGCGAATATCGCAGCATTCCTTGTGGCCATCCTCATAGAAGCTAAACAGACCTTTGGCTTTGACCAGGGCTTCCACCTGAGCTGCATCGGGGTACATGACTTCGATCGCAAGACCGTAATGTTTGCGGACTCGATCGAGGAACTGGTAGGTTTCGGGATGCAGGCGACCGGTGTCGAGGCTGAAGATCTTGATGTCCTTTCTGATTTTGGAGGCCATATCAATCAGAACCACGTCTTCCGCCCCACTGAAGGAGATGGCAATGTTGTCATACAGATCCAGCGCTCGGGCAAGAATCTGCTGCGGACTCTTGCTGCTCAGTTCCGTATCCAATTCAGCAATATTTACTTCAGTCAGGGGTTGCCCGGTCAACTGC encodes the following:
- a CDS encoding phosphoadenylyl-sulfate reductase; protein product: MTQLTGQPLTEVNIAELDTELSSKSPQQILARALDLYDNIAISFSGAEDVVLIDMASKIRKDIKIFSLDTGRLHPETYQFLDRVRKHYGLAIEVMYPDAAQVEALVKAKGLFSFYEDGHKECCDIRKVAPLRRKLATLDAWITGQRKDQNPSTRAAVPIVQVDSAFSTDSHTLVKFNPLSNWTSAEVWMYIRAYEVPYNPLHERGFVSIGCEPCTRPVLPNQHEREGRWWWEDAGKKECGLHIMNQTQD